A window from Salvelinus fontinalis isolate EN_2023a chromosome 8, ASM2944872v1, whole genome shotgun sequence encodes these proteins:
- the LOC129861104 gene encoding nuclear receptor coactivator 6-like isoform X4 produces the protein MAHQHLPLELPQWTAVPDGDPESDSDRDSGVGEDAGSHRGNDISHRQDGVRERGGEGDFTIFVAFQGNMDDEDLQEKLDNILNRMPSMLELDSDRLQPQHVEPWNSVRVTFNIPREAAERLRLLAQNNQQQLRDLGILSVQIEGEGAINVAMGQNRGQEVRVNGPIGAPGQMRMDVGFPGQPGPGGMRMSNPSMVPPGPGMSGQAMVPSSSGQMHPRPPSQTDAMDPMMSLQQQQLQHPQAGPHSQGPMPPQAAHHIQVMQAGRQLNPAALQQLQQAQQQAQLSQLGGPRPPFNPSGQMPVPSGWNQLPSGVLQPPPAQGGPMGPAAWRKAPPQVQMGQRPPSLATVQTPSHPPPPYPFGSQQAGQVFNAMGQLQQQQQSGAGQFAAPQPKGPQGVLGGVAGLPRPHLPQSAGPQGNLTAKSPGSSSSPFQQGSPGTPPMMGQAQLGPRSMAPQGFPQGVGSPGRVVMGQQGNMQQGFIGMPQHGQPGPQVHQGGMGGMPKRLPMGFPSVSGNQNFAQGQVTSAPGTPGGGANPQPQSSQTMAHTGAQSSASTPNTMQGPSHSQPNVMGLHSGMAGQPQGTNSGPSMSQPQPGLQSQMMDLQGQPVSSSPSQMVQGGGQGQTVLSRPLNPGQRGGMTPPKQLMPQQGQGQMIGGPGHQAMLLQQQQQNSMMEQMQQMQGNKQAFGLKGQAGVMPGQMMRGPSPNVPGNMAQFQQPQVGQQQQQMTPQQQHQQQQQMAQLQQLQQLQLQQLQQQQQQQQQQQQMTQQQPQQVPIGGNPNQAMGMQGQQMRLPSGHPLVQQQLQQQQLQQKQAMLQQQQQQAAQQHPHALGDPSGATGDMGGVQQMLPDMQVQQQGMMGIGVPQHMQVGNGHFPGHGMNFNPQFGGQMPMGGPCAQAGGFPVNKDVTLTSPLLVNLLQSDISASQFGPGGKQAAGGPGQAKPKKKKPPRKKKPKVGEGQQPVEGLGGLDVGAGLEDPELPGLSGEQGVGMDPSGPKLSDFTNRPAGFPGQPGDQRVLQQVPMQFMQQQQQQQQQQQQQQQQQQQQQQQQQQQQQQQQQQQQQQQQQQQQQQQQQQQQQQQQQQQQHQMQHMQQQQMQQLQQQQMQQLQQQQMQGLQVPAGQQQGVAGAQGPTQVQPQMHPHQLQQQQQQQQQMLMIMKMQQEQAKSRMPLPPGGQHPPRGMLNPGEAQRIPGSQQGNMPVMINLQGHGGVPPSPDKPRGMPLIVNPQMAGAARRMSHPEAGQGTGAEESPGAANSLQDRPGGQEMGMPPGNGAQQMLVNQGPNTHMMKQGPGPSPQHPGASPQQQMPPQPQQVGPMPGLHFPNVPTTSQSSRPKTPNRASPRPYHHPLTPTNRPPSTEPSEINLSPERLNASIAGLFPPKINIPLPPRQPNLSRGFDQQGGLNPTTLKAIGQAPPSLTLPSNNGSGVGNSNNGQQSFPTGSGAANSGQGKPDKQPGGGQAKRANPSNGRRSSPASSRKVTNPSSGRQKWTKITLTSPSHQQQMVNPQTGQTMMLSPTPVPPSPVTLPPAAGVGLEPQQIQTPFQVMQGNPAEMPREGQGMAGVEHQQMPQPLRELSAPRMASPRVATPQEAKAGLEQTVAIVARQPVQSTPQQVSGSEASPSLNQLLDNAATPSVHPRPTLIAPAGDAACKESSKASIVSENLSSVFQSSNAVATAAVNDPEANPKPSSTPSPKLPNLVGNPNLQRNANTNLNANPGPSPNLNPTDSPNVNSISSPSAKPSTPSPNLNPTITHSPTLNPTPSFSVSVGASVSHSSPLPNITSSPKPNPNPAISPKPTPSPKPNPNPAISPKPTPSPKPNPNPAISPKPNPNPAVGPKPTPSPKPSTNIPTVLQIPASSATIFPNQISYTPAPTPQAPPGVISAMVAMPKKNIRPQQSSQQTRGPHPQFITTPVFNTGTPIFHVPTVSVAPNATVVSQPVTMVKPIQVSTTNIQLTAAPTQAQAPASTQAAVVSVASYQPARTLVGQVQMATRRASPVPVSTLPRPQQQKPGNPKSETPGEAPPGQKLSPPVGQPSPHPSLSPTALASASSSVQQPLASPPPCSSPGAPASARKSPMSPPLPAEGKPAQGKPAEGKPAQASGSAPPVGNRPDYQQVAEARAAQPLEGTSQPQRGPNWAVPPHAFPPPPASVIQTRTTVSGAQTRTTVSGAQTRTTAAAVPLKVTTPPVSAPTPVLAQSAAPAQSCLPASTTTTPPPVSVPVTTRTSTTAPVPTPATSLPAPSSASVPSPSPSTSPVAAAPGPPGPSPAISSLVAPTPTGAQPAPTAMEPPSQPAPLEPPALAGNTPVSVQPEPLQQEEPVATEKTAEVATVTEQGAGGYMAKPNEPRGLSTWYVCLACKLYPNLMHVKRQLKDYHSIRSCVYNMNMAISDLYLLVIIIIIKSMLD, from the exons ATGGCACATCAACACCTCCCATTGGAGCTTCCCCAGTGGACAGCAGTCCCAGATGGGGACCCTGAATCAGATTCTGACCGGGACTCAGGAGTCGGAGAAGATGCCGGCAGTCACCGTGGCAATGACATCTCACACCGTCAGGATGGAGTTCGAGAGcgaggcggagagggggatttCACTATCTTTGTTGCCTTTCAAGGAAATATGGATGACGAGGACTTACAAGAGAAACTTGACAACATCCTTAACAGGATGCCTAGTATGCTTGAACTAG ATTCTGATAGACTCCAGCCCCAGCATGTGGAGCCATGGAACAGTGTGCGTGTCACCTTTAACATTCCCCGGGAAGCAGCGGAGCGCCtcaggctgctggcccagaacaACCAGCAGCAGCTCCGAGACCTGGGCATCCTCTCTGTACAGATAGAAG GTGAAGGAGCCATCAACGTGGCCATGGGGCAGAacagaggtcaggaggtcagagtGAACGGACCAATCGGCGCGCCCGGACAGATGAGGATGGATGTGGGATTCCCAGGACAACCAGGCCCAG GAGGCATGAGAATGAGCAACCCATCGATGGTCCCCCCTGGCCCCGGTATGTCTGGCCAGGCCATGGTCCCCAGCAGCAGTGGCCAGATGCACCCCAGACCCCCTTCGCAGACTG ATGCAATGGACCCCATGATGTCCTTACAACAGCAGCAGCTTCAGCATCCCCAGGCTGGCCCCCACAGCCAAGGTCCCATGCCCCCCCAGGCTGCTCACCACATTCAG GTCATGCAGGCAGGGCGGCAGCTCAACCCAGCCGCCCTCCAGCAGCTGCAGCAGGCTCAGCAACAGGCCCAGCTCTCCCAGCTTGGTGGCCCCCGTCCCCCTTTCAATCCCTCCGGCCAGATGCCTGTACCCTCCGGCTGGAACCAGCTCCCCTCAGGGGTCCTCCAGCCCCCTCCAGCCCAGGGAGGACCCATGGGCCCAGCAGCCTGGAGGAAGGCCCCTCCCCAAGTCCAGATGGGTCAACGTCCCCCCTCCCTGGCTACGGTGCAGACCCCCAGCCACCCTCCACCTCCGTACCCGTTTGGTAGCCAGCAGGCTGGCCAGGTGTTTAATGCTATGGGGCAGCTCCAGCAACAGCAGCAGTCAGGGGCTGGTCAATTTGCAGCCCCCCAACCTAAAGGTCCCCAAGGTGTGCTTGGAGGGGTGGCAGGACTCCCTAGACCTCATCTGCCTCAATCAGCAGGGCCTCAGGGTAACCTCACAGCCAAGTCCCCTGGGTCTTCATCTTCCCCCTTCCAGCAGGGTTCTCCGGGGACTCCTCCCATGATGGGTCAGGCCCAGCTAGGCCCGCGATCTATGGCCCCACAGGGTTTCCCTCAAGGGGTGGGCTCACCGGGCAGGGTGGTGATgggacagcagggtaacatgcaGCAAGGGTTCATAGGAATGCCCCAACATGGGCAACCTGGACCTCAGGTTCATCAAGGAGGAATGGGAG GCATGCCCAAACGTCTGCCCATGGGGTTCCCTAGCGTCTCAGGGAACCAGAACTTTGCCCAGGGTCAGGTGACTAGCGCCCCAGGAACCCCAGGGGGAGGAGCCAATCCCCAGCCCCAGAGCAGCCAGACTATGGCCCACACAG GAGCCCAGTCATCAGCCTCCACCCCCAACACCATGCAGGGTCCCTCACACTCCCAGCCCAATGTCATGGGCCTCCACAGTGGCATGGCTGGCCAGCCCCAAGGCACCAACTCCGGGCCCAGTATGAGCCAGCCCCAGCCAGGCCTCCAGTCCCAGATGATGGACCTCCAGGGCCAGCCCGTGTCCTCGTCCCCCAGCCAGATGGTTCAAGGTGGGGGTCAAGGGCAGACAGTCCTCTCTAGACCCCTCAACCCAGGGCAGAGAGGAGGCATGACCCCACCCAAACAGCTGATGCCACAGCAGGGCCAGGGCCAGATGATTGGAGGGCCGGGGCACCAGGCGATGCTcctacaacaacaacagcaaaacTCCATGATGGAACAGATGCAACAAATGCAAGGAAACAAGCAGGCGTTTGGGTTGAAAGGTCAAGCCGGGGTCATGCCAGGTCAGATGATGCGGGGTCCATCTCCTAACGTGCCCGGAAACATGGCTCAGTTCCAGCAGCCTCAGGTGGGCCAACAGCAGCAACAAATGACTCCGCAGCAGCAGCATCAACAGCAGCAGCAAATGGCTCAGCTCCAACAGTTGCAACAACTGCAGCTACAACAgctacaacagcagcagcagcagcagcagcaacaacaacagatgACCCAGCAGCAGCCCCAACAG GTCCCCATTGGCGGCAACCCCAACCAGGCCATGGGTATGCAGGGTCAACAGATGAGACTCCCCAGTGGTCATCCTCTGGTCCAACAGCAgctacagcagcagcagctccaacaaaaacaagccatgctgcaacagcagcagcaacaggcGGCGCAGCAACACCCACACGCTCTCGGGGACCCCAGCGGTGCTACAGGCGACATGGGCGGTGTCCAACAGATGCTCCCGGACATGCAGGTTCAGCAACAAGGCATGATGGGAATTGGAGTCCCTCAGCACATGCAGGTGGGCAATGGCCACTTCCCTGGTCATGGGATGAACTTCAACCCCCAGTTTGGGGGTCAGATGCCCATGGGAGGGCCGTGTGCTCAGGCAGGGGGGTTTCCAGTGAACAAGGATGTGACACTAACCAGTCCTCTCCTGGTCAACCTGCTTCAGAGTGACATCTCTGCCAGTCAGTTTGGGCCTGGGGGGAAGCAGGCGGCTGGAGGACCTGGCCAGGCTAAACCCAAGAAGAAGAAACCACCACGCAAGAAGAAGCCCAAAGTAGGGGAGGGACAGCAGCCGGTCGAGGGGCTAGG GGGTCTGGATGTGGGGGCTGGCCTGGAGGACCCGGAGCTGCCAGGGCTGAGTGGGGAACAGGGAGTGGGCATGGACCCTTCCGGACCCAAACTCTCAGACTTCACCAACAGGCCTGCAG GTTTCCCAGGTCAGCCTGGAGACCAGAGAGTCCTACAGCAGGTGCCCATGCAGTTcatgcagcagcaacagcagcagcagcaacagcaacaacaacagcagcaacaacaacaacagcagcaacaacaacaacagcagcaacaacaacagcagcagcaacaacaacagcagcagcaacaacaacagcagcagcagcagcaacagcagcagcagcagcagcagcaacaacaacagcagcagcatcaAATGCAGCATATGCAACAACAGCAAATGCAACAGCTGCAACAACAGCAAATGCAACAACTACAACAGCAGCAGATGCAGGGACTGCAGGTTCCTGCTGGACAGCAGCAGGGGGTGGCTGGAGCTCAGGGTCCGACTCAAGTCCAGCCACAGATGCACCCTCATCAgctacagcagcagcagcaacagcag CAGCAGATGCTGATGATCATGAAGATGCAGCAGGAGCAGGCTAAGAGCCGGATGCCCCTCCCTCCAGGCGGGCAGCACCCCCCCAGGGGCATGTTGAATCCCGGGGAGGCCCAGAGGATACCTGGGTCCCAACAGGGCAACATGCCTGTCATGATCAACCTCCAGGGGCACGGAGGAGTGCCTCCCTCTCCAGACAAACCCAGAGGGATGCCCCTCATCGTCAATCCACAG ATGGCTGGGGCAGCCAGAAGGATGTCTCACCCCGaggcagggcagggtactggggctGAGGAGTCCCCTGGAGCAGCCAACTCCCTGCAAGACAGACCCGGGGGCCAGGAGATGGGGATGCCGCCTGGGAACGGAGCCCAACAGATGTTGGTGAACCAGGGCCCCAATACCCACATGATGAAGCAAGGCCCAGGCCCCTCGCCCCAGCACCCTGGAGCTAGCCCCCAGCAGCAGATGCCCCCTCAGCCCCAGCAGGTTGGCCCCATGCCAGGCCTCCACTTCCCTAATGTCCCCACAACTTCCCAGAGCTCCAGGCCCAAAACACCCAACCGAGCCAGTCCCAGGCCCTACCACCATCCTCTCACCCCAACCAATCGTCCTCCCAGCACTGAGCCCTCTGAGATCAACCTCTCCCCTGAGAGGCTGAATGCCTCCATCGCAGGCCTGTTCCCCCCCAAAATCAACATCCCTCTGCCCCCCAGGCAGCCCAACCTTAGCCGGGGCTTTGACCAGCAGGGTGGGCTCAACCCCACCACTCTCAAAGCCATAGGGCAGGCCCCTCCCAGCCTAACTCTGCCCAGCAACAACGGAAGTGGTGTAGGTAACTCTAACAACGGTCAGCAGTCTTTCCCTACAGGCAGTGGAGCTGCCAACTCGGGCCAGGGCAAACCGGACAAGCAGCCTGGAGGAGGTCAGGCTAAAAGGGCCAATCCCAGTAACGGCCGCAGATCCAGCCCTGCCTCCAGCCGCAAAGTCACTAACCCCAGCTCAGGGAGGCAGAAGTGGACCAAAATCACCCTCACATCCCCTTCTCACCAGCAACAAATGGTCAACCCCCAGACAGGGCAGACCATGATGCTGAGCCCCACCCCGGTGCCTCCTAGCCCAGTCACTCTCCCACCAGCGGCGGGGGTCGGCCTGGAGCCCCAGCAGATCCAGACCCCCTTCCAGGTGATGCAGGGTAACCCAGCTGAGATGCCCAGGGAAGGGCAGGGAATGGCAGGTGTAGAGCACCAGCAGATGCCCCAGCCTCTGAGGGAGCTCTCCGCCCCACGGATGGCTAGCCCCCGTGTAGCCACTCCTCAGGAGGCTaaagctgggctggagcagacagtGGCGATAGTGGCGAGGCAGCCTGTACAGAGCACTCCTCAGCAGGTGTCTGGATCTGAggcctctccttctctcaaccagctgctGGATAACGCAGCCACCCCCAGCGTGCATCCCAGGCCCACTCTAATTGCTCCAGCTGGGGATGCTGCCTGCAAGGAGAGCTCTAAAGCCTCCATAGTTTCAGAGAACCTATCCAGTGTTTTTCAGAGCTCGAATGCAGTGGCTACTGCTGCTGTGAACGATCCAGAAGCTAACCCCAAGCCTAGCTCAACCCCCAGCCCAAAACTCCCAAATCTAGTCGGTAATCCTAACCTGCAGCGCAATGCAAATACCAATCTGAATGCAAATCCCGGCCCTAGCCCCAATCTTAACCCAACTGACAGCCCCAACGTCAACTCTATCTCTAGCCCCAGCGCCAAGCCTAGCACCCCTAGCCCTAACTTAAACCCTACCATTACCCACAGCCCTACTCTAAACCCTACTCCTAGTTTTAGCGTCAGTGTGGGTGCCAGCGTCAGTCACAGTAGTCCCCTCCCCAACATTACCTCCAGCCCCAAACCTAACCCAAACCCTGCCATTAGCCCCAAACCAACCCCCAGCCCCAAACCTAACCCAAACCCTGCCATTAGCCCCAAACCAACCCCCAGCCCCAAACCTAACCCAAACCCTGCCATTAGCCCCAAACCTAACCCAAACCCTGCCGTTGGCCCCAAACCAACCCCCAGCCCTAAACCCTCGACCAATATCCCCACTGTCCTGCAGATCCCTGCATCATCTGCCACCATCTTCCCCAACCAGATCAGTTACACCCCAGCTCCCACCCCCCAGGCCCCCCCAGGTGTCATCTCCGCTATGGTGGCAATGCCCAAAAAGAACATCAGACCCCAGCAGTCCAGCCAGCAGAcccgtggcccccacccccagtTTATCACCACTCCTGTGTTTAACACCGGTACTCCCATCTTCCACGTCCCTACAGTGTCTGTGGCCCCCAACGCCACGGTAGTGTCCCAGCCGGTCACCATGGTAAAGCCCATACAGGTGTCCACCACTAACATCCAGCTCACTGCTGCTCCAACCCAGGCCCAAGCCCCGGCCTCGACTCAGGCTGCTGTGGTCAGTGTGGCTAGCTACCAGCCTGCCCGAACGCTAGTTGGGCAGGTCCAGATGGCCACTAGACGTGCTTCCCCTGTCCCTGTTAGTACTCTGCCTCGACCTCAGCAGCAAAAGCCTGGCAATCCCAAGTCGGAGACCCCGGGTGAAGCGCCCCCTGGCCAGAAATTGAGCCCACCAGTTGGGCAGCCATCACCCCATCCCAGCCTCTCTCCCACAGCCTTGGCGTCTGCCTCGTCTTCCGTCCAACAGCCCCTAGCGTCCCCTCCTCCATGCTCCAGTCCTGGTGCCCCAGCCAGCGCCCGGAAGAGCCCTATGTCCCCCCCCTTGCCTGCCGAGGGAAAGCCTGCCCAGGGAAAGCCTGCCGAGGGAAAGCCTGCCCAGGCTTCTGGCTCTGCACCACCAGTGGGTAATCGACCAGACTACCAGCAGGTTGCTGAAGCACGGGCTGCCCAACCTTTAGAGGGGACTTCCCAGCCCCAGAGGGGGCCGAACTGGGCTGTGCCCCCTCACGCCTTCCCTCCACCCCCTGCATCTGTCATCCAGACTCGGACCACAGTGTCTGGAGCACAGACTCGGACCACAGTGTCTGGAGCACAGACTCGGACCACAGCTGCTGCTGTTCCTCTGAAAGTCACCACTCCTCCAGTATCAGCGCCAACTCCTGTCCTTGCTCAATCTGCTGCACCAGCCCAGTCCTGTCTTCCtgcctctactactaccacccctcccccagtGTCAGTCCCTGTCACCACCCGAACCTCTACTACTGCCCCTGTTCCTACCCCTGCTACGTCTCTCCCTGCTCCTTCTTCAGCCTCAGTCCCAAGTccatccccatccacctctcctgTTGCTGCCGCCCCTGGACCCCCCGGTCCCTCCCCAGCCATATCCTCCCTAGTGGCCCCTACCCCTACTGGGGCTCAGCCTGCCCCCACAGCCATGGAGcctcccagccagccagccccacTAGAGCCCCCAGCACTTGCAGGCAACACCCCAG TGTCAGTCCAACCTGAACCTCTACAGCAAGAGGAGCCTGTTGCTACGGAGAAGACTG CAGAAGTTGCCACAGTAACCGAGCAAGG GGCAGGGGGGTACATGGCGAAACCCAATGAGCCACGTGGCCTCAGCACTTGGTATGTATGCTTAGCATGCAAACTATATCCAAACTTAATGCATGTCAAAAGACAACTCAAGGACTACCACTCCATAAGATCTTGTGTTTACAATATGAATATGGCCATATCTGATTTATATTTGCTGGTGATAATTATAATCATTAAGAGTATGTTGGACTAA